A region of Clostridium acetobutylicum ATCC 824 DNA encodes the following proteins:
- the cobA gene encoding uroporphyrinogen-III C-methyltransferase — protein sequence MKRSGKVYIIGAGPGEEELITLKAIRKMKECTAVLYDRLVGQGILKYLNEKCEIYYCGKEPGCHYKTQDEINEMIIKLAKEGHIVGRIKGGDPYIFGRGGEEGLSLLKENIEFEVISGVTSPVAVLNYAGIPVTHRGIARSFHVFTAKTANDDSINFSAAAKIDGTLIFLMGYRQLNDITRKLIENGMDSKMPCAVVMRGTTSLQKKVIGNLSDIKEKCDNANMTSPCIIVVGKVVGFNQQLNWYEKKPLFGRNICITRSKNQSKTMREELLDLGAEVTEVHSIEIENTASNLEEYINKISEYDYIILTSVNAVEVLFDYLASKDYDVRKVRAKFAVIGNATKEALKKRGIVPEIVSRKHNGEGLFDEIRGYLKKDDKIFIPRSENSRKYIKEQLVSLGLSVDECFIYRTVPGKLYDKAAFENADTIVFTSPSTVKNMIALFGEKNIKKKSIIAIGPITGRELGKINAEYSTCSECSVDAIIRECLNSDK from the coding sequence GAATGCACAGCTGTGCTTTATGATAGACTTGTAGGACAGGGAATACTTAAATATTTGAATGAAAAGTGTGAGATTTATTATTGTGGAAAAGAGCCTGGGTGTCATTATAAAACCCAAGATGAGATAAATGAAATGATAATAAAGCTAGCTAAAGAAGGACATATTGTTGGTAGAATAAAAGGAGGAGACCCATATATTTTTGGAAGAGGAGGGGAAGAGGGACTAAGTCTTTTAAAAGAGAATATAGAATTTGAAGTGATTTCAGGGGTTACTTCTCCCGTAGCTGTTTTAAATTATGCTGGAATTCCTGTAACGCACAGGGGCATAGCAAGAAGCTTTCATGTATTTACGGCAAAAACAGCCAATGACGATTCTATAAATTTTAGTGCAGCGGCTAAAATTGATGGGACACTGATATTTTTAATGGGATATAGGCAGCTTAACGATATAACTAGAAAGCTAATAGAAAATGGAATGGATTCAAAAATGCCCTGCGCTGTTGTAATGAGGGGAACTACTAGTCTTCAGAAAAAGGTTATAGGAAATCTTAGTGATATAAAAGAAAAATGTGATAATGCTAATATGACTTCACCTTGTATAATAGTAGTAGGAAAAGTTGTTGGTTTCAATCAGCAGCTAAATTGGTATGAGAAAAAGCCTCTTTTTGGCAGAAATATATGTATAACAAGATCTAAAAATCAAAGCAAAACTATGAGAGAAGAGCTTCTTGACCTTGGAGCAGAAGTAACAGAAGTACATTCTATAGAAATAGAAAATACAGCCTCAAATTTAGAAGAATACATTAATAAAATTTCAGAGTATGATTATATAATCTTGACCAGTGTAAATGCTGTGGAGGTCTTATTTGATTATCTTGCTTCAAAGGATTATGATGTAAGAAAAGTAAGGGCCAAGTTTGCAGTTATAGGAAATGCTACAAAAGAAGCGCTAAAGAAAAGAGGAATTGTTCCAGAGATAGTATCTAGAAAACACAATGGAGAAGGTCTTTTTGATGAGATTAGAGGCTATTTAAAGAAGGATGATAAGATATTTATCCCCAGGAGTGAAAATTCTAGAAAGTATATAAAGGAACAACTTGTAAGCTTAGGGTTAAGTGTTGACGAGTGTTTTATATACAGAACAGTTCCTGGAAAGCTTTATGATAAGGCTGCTTTTGAAAATGCTGATACAATTGTTTTTACAAGTCCATCAACGGTAAAAAATATGATAGCTCTTTTTGGAGAAAAGAACATAAAGAAAAAGAGTATAATCGCCATAGGACCTATAACAGGAAGAGAGCTTGGAAAAATAAATGCAGAATATTCTACATGCAGTGAATGCAGTGTAGATGCAATAATTAGGGAGTGTTTGAACAGTGACAAATAA
- the hemL gene encoding glutamate-1-semialdehyde 2,1-aminomutase, which produces MTNKEIFEESKEYMPGGVNSPVRAYMDLNIDPPIIKSGKDSHLFDEEGKEYIDFIEAWGPMILGHKNQKVLNEVKEVLDEGVGFGAPTSLELKLAKYICTTVDNVEMIRMVNSGTEATMSAVKLARGYTKRDKIIKFAGCYHGHFDGFLVEAGSGVLTQNIPGSPGVPKGSIENTLIAEYNNVESVEVLFNKYKDEIAAVIIEPVAGNMGVIPAKKEFLVKLRELCTENQSILIFDEVMSGFRVAYKGAQSLYGVTPDLITFAKIMGGGFPCGAYGGKKEIMKQLSPLGPVYQAGTMSGNPVVMAAGYASLRQLHENPEYYTYMDKLGSKLEAGILEISKEKGIPLVVNRCVNMMTIFFNKAKEVKSYSDAKASDTKMFARFAEHMITSGIYVPPSQFEAMFLGVKHTEEDIERFLDVMKKL; this is translated from the coding sequence GTGACAAATAAAGAAATTTTTGAGGAATCAAAAGAGTATATGCCAGGAGGAGTAAATAGTCCTGTAAGAGCGTATATGGATTTAAATATTGATCCTCCTATAATAAAAAGTGGTAAGGACTCGCATTTGTTTGATGAAGAAGGAAAAGAATATATTGATTTTATAGAAGCATGGGGGCCTATGATTTTAGGACATAAAAATCAAAAGGTTTTGAATGAGGTAAAAGAAGTTTTAGATGAGGGTGTAGGCTTTGGAGCACCTACAAGCTTGGAACTTAAGCTTGCTAAGTATATATGTACTACAGTAGATAATGTAGAGATGATTAGGATGGTTAATTCTGGTACAGAAGCTACTATGAGTGCAGTAAAGCTTGCAAGAGGCTATACTAAAAGAGATAAGATAATAAAATTTGCAGGTTGCTATCATGGTCATTTTGATGGCTTTCTAGTAGAGGCAGGCTCAGGTGTATTAACGCAAAATATACCTGGATCACCTGGAGTTCCAAAGGGAAGCATAGAGAATACACTTATAGCTGAGTATAACAACGTAGAAAGTGTTGAGGTGTTATTTAATAAGTATAAGGATGAAATAGCAGCGGTAATAATTGAGCCAGTTGCAGGTAATATGGGAGTTATACCAGCAAAAAAAGAATTTTTAGTAAAGCTTAGAGAGCTATGTACAGAAAATCAAAGTATATTGATATTTGATGAAGTTATGTCAGGCTTTAGAGTTGCTTATAAAGGTGCTCAAAGTTTATATGGTGTAACTCCGGATCTTATAACTTTTGCAAAGATAATGGGAGGTGGATTCCCATGTGGAGCGTACGGTGGAAAGAAAGAAATAATGAAGCAGTTATCTCCTCTTGGACCTGTATATCAGGCTGGAACCATGTCTGGAAATCCAGTTGTTATGGCAGCAGGATATGCGTCTCTTAGACAGCTTCACGAAAATCCTGAGTATTACACCTATATGGATAAGCTAGGAAGTAAGCTTGAAGCTGGGATATTAGAAATATCAAAAGAAAAAGGAATACCTTTGGTTGTAAACAGATGTGTGAATATGATGACTATATTCTTTAATAAGGCTAAGGAAGTTAAAAGCTATAGCGATGCAAAAGCATCAGATACAAAAATGTTTGCAAGGTTTGCAGAGCATATGATAACAAGCGGTATTTATGTTCCACCTTCTCAATTTGAAGCAATGTTTTTAGGAGTAAAACATACAGAAGAAGACATAGAAAGATTTTTAGACGTTATGAAAAAATTATAA